In the genome of Eschrichtius robustus isolate mEscRob2 chromosome 12, mEscRob2.pri, whole genome shotgun sequence, one region contains:
- the EPM2AIP1 gene encoding EPM2A-interacting protein 1: protein MWMTPKRSKMEIDESRGFRAEWTQRYLVVEPPEGEGALCLVCRRLVVATGEPDVRHHYEAEHDYYERYVAEGERAALVERLRQGDLPEAAPLTPEERAARAGLGLARLLALKGCGWGEGDFVHRCMEVMLRDVLPDHVSVLNGIDLSPEITRQRVLDINQNLRSQLFNRAKDFKAYSLALDDQAFVAYENYLLVFVRGVGHDLEVQEELLTIINLTHHFSVGALMAAILEALQTAGLSLQRMVGLTTTHTLRMIGENSGLVSYMREKAVSPNCWNVIHYSGFLHLELLSSYDVDVNQIVNAISEWIVLIKTRGVRRPEFQALLTESESEHGERVNGRCLNNWLRKGKTLKLIFSLRKEIKTFLVSIGATTVHFTDKEWLCDFGFLVDIMDHLRELSELLRVSKVFAAAAFDHICAFEVKLNLLQRHIEEKNLTHFATLSQVVDELKGHLQEDEKILDPDRYRVVICRLQKEFERHFKDLKFIKKDLELFANPFSFKPEYAPISVRVELTKLQANTNLWNEYRTKDLGQFYAGLSAESYPIIKGVACKVASLFDSSKICEKAFSYLTRNQHTLSQPLTDEHLHALFRIATTEIEPLWDDLVRGRNESNP, encoded by the coding sequence ATGTGGATGACGCCCAAAAGGAGCAAAATGGAAATCGACGAGTCTCGGGGGTTCCGGGCCGAGTGGACCCAGCGGTACCTAGTGGTGGAGCCTCCGGAGGGCGAGGGCGCCCTGTGCCTGGTGTGTCGCCGCCTGGTCGTAGCCACCGGCGAACCCGACGTCAGGCACCACTACGAGGCCGAGCACGACTATTACGAGCGGTATGTGGCGGAGGGCGAGCGCGCGGCCCTGGTGGAGCGTCTGCGTCAGGGCGACTTGCCCGAGGCCGCCCCGCTCACTCCGGAGGAGAGAGCTGCTCGTGCAGGTCTCGGGCTCGCCCGCCTCTTGGCCTTGAAGGGTTGCGGCTGGGGCGAGGGGGACTTTGTACACCGGTGCATGGAGGTGATGCTGAGAGATGTGCTGCCCGATCACGTAAGCGTTCTGAATGGCATTGATTTATCTCCGGAGATCACGCGGCAGAGGGTCCTGGACATTAACCAAAATCTACGCAGTCAGCTTTTTAACCGAGCCAAGGACTTTAAAGCCTATTCCCTTGCCTTGGACGACCAGGCTTTTGTGGCCTATGAGAACTACCTCCTGGTCTTTGTCCGCGGCGTAGGCCACGATTTGGAGGTGCAAGAAGAGCTTCTGACCATAATCAACCTGACTCATCACTTCAGTGTTGGTGCCCTCATGGCGGCAATCCTTGAGGCCCTGCAGACGGCAGGGCTTAGCCTGCAGCGGATGGTTGGACTGACCACGACCCACACTCTGAGGATGATTGGTGAGAACTCAGGACTGGTGTCATACATGAGAGAAAAGGCTGTAAGCCCCAACTGTTGGAATGTGATCCATTATTCAGGATTTCTTCACTTGGAACTGTTGAGCTCCTACGATGTAGATGTTAATCAAATCGTAAATGCCATATCTGAATGGATAGTTTTGATTAAGACCAGAGGCGTTAGGCGGCCGGAATTTCAGGCTTTACTAACTGAATCTGAATCAGAGCACGGTGAAAGGGTTAATGGACGCTGTCTGAACAATTGGCTTAGAAAAGGAAAGACTTTAAAACTAATATTTTCCttaagaaaagagataaaaacatTCTTGGTTTCGATAGGGGCAACAACGGtccatttcacagacaaggaatGGCTTTGTGACTTTGGCTTCTTGGTGGATATTATGGACCACCTTCGAGAACTCAGCGAACTATTGAGAGTGAGTAAAGTCTTTGCTGCTGCTGCCTTTGACCATATTTGTGCCTTTGAAGTGAAGCTGAATTTACTTCAGAGACATATCGAGGAAAAGAATCTAACACACTTTGCCACCTTGAGCCAAGTTGTTGATGAGCTTAAAGGGCATCTTCAAGAAGACGAAAAAATACTCGATCCTGATAGGTATCGAGTGGTGATCTGTCGCTTACAAAAAGAGTTTGAGAGACATTTCAAGGACCTCAAGTTCATTAAAAAGGACTTAGAGCTTTTTGCAAATCCATTTAGCTTTAAACCTGAATATGCACCTATTTCAGTAAGGGTGGAGCTAACAAAACTTCAGGCAAATACTAACCTTTGGAACGAATACAGAACCAAAGACTTAGGGCAGTTCTATGCTGGATTGTCTGCTGAATCTTACCCGATTATCAAAGGGGTTGCCTGTAAGGTGGCATCCTTGTTTGATAGTAGCAAAATCTGTGAAAAGGCTTTTTCATATTTGACTCGCAACCAACACACTTTGAGCCAGCCATTGACAGACGAACACCTCCATGCCCTGTTTCGGATTGCCACCACTGAAATAGAGCCGCTTTGGGA